GCTCCGTCGTACTGGGCGACAAACGTATTTAAATACGAAGCCAAGCCAATCGGAAAGCAGAGCAGCGTGAAGTGCAACATCCCTGCCGGCAAAGCCGCGGCCATCGCTTCGGGAGAGTACCAAAACAGAAACAGGCGGTCGACAAAACTAGTCATCGACCATGACGCCGTCGAGGCAATCAACGGCAGCGCGATCCATAGTAGTTCGCGGACTCCGCATGGACGGCTCCACCAGTTTCCCCCCTCCGAGGCCTCAGAGGATGAATGAGCCACTTCCGATGAATCCAACATGCTGCGTCCGGGAGAGAGTTGCGCCAAGAAATTGCGAATCCCAATTATTCGCATGGGCAACTATCTGACAATCGCAAACGCGTCAGGTTCATGCTCCATCCACGAAATTAAACCAATAGTCTATATTTTGGTAATGGACCAAGATGGCCCTAATTCGCGTCCGTTTCGCTTCCCCCAGAGTTGACTAGTTATGAAAATCGCCCTTTGCTATCAAACTCAGCCTGAATTCATCGATGCCATTCGGCAGGTTGCCCCCGATGCCGAAATCGACGATGCCGGGCAAGAGCGGATTGGCGAAGCGATTCTCGATGCCGATATCTTCTGCGGGCATGCCAAAGTGCCAATGCCGTGGCCGGAAGTGGTAAAAAAAGGGAAGCTGAAATGGATTCAATCCTCGGCCGCCGGCATGGACCACTGCTTGGTGCCGGAAGTGATTGCTTCCGATATCATCGTTTCTAGTGCTTCAGGGCTGTTTGCCAATCAGGTCGCAGAGCAAACATTTTCCCTCTTATTGGGCCTGATTCGCTCTTTACCGGTTTTCTTTCGCGCACAAACCGTTAAAGATTATACGAGAAGACCTACCCACGATCTTCACGGAAAAACGGTCGGCATCGTCGGCTTGGGGGGGAACGGTCGTCGAATTGCCGAGATCCTCTCGGCATTCCGCACACGCATCATCGCGACCGACCTGTTCCCTTATGATCAGCCTGAGCATGTCGAGCAGTTGTGGCCTGCCCATCGCCTCGACGATTTATTGGCCGAGTCTGACATTGTGATTCTGACGTTGCCCCTGAACGCCAGCACGTATCACATTATGGATGAAGGGCGATTTGCGGCGATGAAACAAGATGCTTGGTTCATCAACGTGGCCCGTGGTCAGGTCGTGAAAGAAGTGGCCCTGATCGAGGCTTTACAGAACAAAAAACTACTCGGGGCCGGAATTGATGTCGCCGAAATCGAACCCCTACCGCACGATAGCCCACTATGGAATATGGAGAATGTGATCATTACGCCTCACGTCGGTGCGCAAGGAGCAACACGCAATGCCGACGCGACGCAACTTTTTTGCACTAATCTGCGTCGTTATCTTCAGGGTGAACCTCCCATCAACCTGGTTGACAAGCAGCTTGGCTTTCCCGTTCGCATGCCTTCGGCCACCTAAAGCCTGGGCGTCTTATTGCCCCAATAAGGCGAACTTGTTCAAGTGAATCTTGCCATTCACAAGATTTTCATTTATTTACAGGAAAGAATCTTTACCCGTAGATTCTTCCCCTCCTATCATGCAACAGGACAACGTGCGCTTTGAATCCTGAAGACGCCGACAGGAAGTCGCCACTCATGCTAACGACGACCCAACAAAATCTTCAGCTGACCCTTTCGCTCGAAGGCGAGACTGCTTCGCGAAAGTGCCCGGCTGAATTGATGGAGCGATACGAATCGCTGATTCATGCGCGGCGGTCAAGCTGGACCGAGCATTACGCTTTACGTCGCTTGCTTGGTTCTGGCGGCCAGGGGCTGGTTTTTCTCACCGAGCGGCGGGGAGCGAACGGTTTTACGCTTCCCTTGGCGGTAAAGATCTTTTCGCCGGAACGCTTTGATAGCCTGGCCCATTACAACGAGGCCATGGCCCGTGCTGCCCGGGTTGCTTCGCGTGTGGCTCAGATTCAGCAGCACAACTTGCTCGAGATCCACAACTTCCTCGATTCCAGCACGATCCGCGTAATGGTGATGGAATGGGTCGACGGTTACGATCTGCAGCAACTTTCGACTCCCGGCATGGTCGAACGGATTCGTCCGCGCGTCACCACCGAGCGTTGGAATTACATCAATCAAGTGGTTGTCACCAAGGGGCCGCAGCAGCCTCGCTTCAAGCCAGGCGTAGCGGTGGCGATTGCCCGCGACTGCTTGGCTGCTTTGGCGGCACTGCATCGCGATGGGATCGTTCACGCCGACGTGAAGCCCTCGAACATCATGCTCAAGCGAACCGGCACGGCTAAGCTGATCGATATTGGCTCGGCCTTCGAGATCGATAATGCCCCGGAATCACGAACCTGCACGCCAGCCTACGCCGCCCCAGAAGTGTTGGAAGGGGCCGAAGCGACGCCGCGTAGCGACCTGGCCAGCTTGGGTTACGTGCTGATCGAGATGCTCTCAGGCCGCTCAATATTCGGGCACATTAAAAACTTCCGCGAGTTGCTGGAAACCAAACGGTTCCTGGCGCAGCGGCTGCTGGATATCTTGCCGGATGAAGTGACCTGCAACGAACTGCTGATGAACTTCTGCCGCCGCTTGATCGCCCCCGATCCATCGCGTCGGTTCCCTTCAGCCGAAGATGCCGATCTTCGCAGCGGCGGCGCCGCGTCGTTCCATCGCCAACTCGTCAAAGGAGACCTGGCGGTCGAATACGACAACGAGATTCGGTTGTGGATTGAAGAGTTGCAACAGACGGACGAGCATTGACCTGGTTTTCCGCATTACCATGCCCATAGTTCAAACGTGGACATGGTATTTTTTTGCCACGGAGGTCGACAATGCAGCTCTTGCAAGTGAGTCTTCGTAGCCTTTTCTTTTCGTTCTCGCTATTGGCGCCCCGTTGGGCAAGCGACAAGCCGCAATTGCTCCTCTCGAAGTATCAAAACAAACGTTAGCGGCAAGCTTGCCTTCGATGCCGCCTGACTACATGAATTTCACTCAGATATATGACAGCGGTTACTTTGAAATCGACGGTGGCATTTTCTGATGTGTTTGAAATGGCTTCCCGTTGTGTTTGAGAAATCTTCCCCAATAGCCCCAAAGGGGCGACCGTTAATAGCCAGGGGCGGAAGCCCCTGGTAGACGGGGCAACTATCTTCTTAGCCCCAAAGGGGCGTTCGTAGCCCAAGATCCTGGCGAAATGCCTCATTCGTTCTCCAACGCCTATGGGCATCTCGTTTTCAGCACGAAGAATCGCCAGCACTGGAACGATGCGGTGGAATTGAACACTACGAAGGCCCCTTTGGGGCTTGATTTCGAGGGCGCCATTTTTCCAGGGGCTTCCGCCCCTGGCTATTAACGGTCGCCCCTTCGGGGCCGCTGGGGAAGGTTGTTTCAGGCTCAAAGGCTCTCAGCAGAATGCCACGTAGGGTCCGCTGTGCGGACCGAACTCTGGCTGTGGCGATCTCAATTGGTAAGACGTATCACGGCGGACTACGAACGCCCCTTGGGGGCTTGATTTCGAGGGCACCACTTTTCCCAGGGGCTTCCGCCCCTAGCTATTAACGGTCGCCCCTTCGGGGCTGCCTGGGAGGTTGTTTCAGCCTCAATGGCTCTCAAGAGAATACCACGTAGGGTCCGCTGTGCGGACCGGGAGTTTCCCTAGGTGTCCGAACGATTGTTACCTATCTGTCCGGGCCGTCCACACATCGGCCCCGAGAGAGAACTACAGCGAACTGACGAACACCCATATCACGGTCCGCATAGCGGACCCTACGGGAATGGTTAGAAATCAATCCGGCGGTTCTCGGCGATGCTTTGCCGGGCGGCTTGGATGACGCGGGTTGATTCGCGGAATTCGCTGAGGCAATCGAAGTGGCTGTTGCCGTTTTCTAGTAAGCGGTGGAATGCCGCAAACAGACGTTCGCCGACCGGGCGTTCTCCCTCTAAACTTTCCATGTGACGGCCAGCGCCATTGAACCAGATAAGCGTGTTGGGGAGGTCGATGAACGCGATACCGTTTTCGCAGCAAACCTGCATCGCCGCTGGCGGGCGGAACGAGACCGCTTCAGGCCAATCGCTGCGGAGATAAGTCCCCGCACTGATCTGGGCAACCACGCGCTCGGCAGAATCGTCTTTCGTTTGGAAATCGACGCTGAGCATCTGGTATTCAATGTCGCTTGGATTTTCGGCCCGTGGGTAGCTAACACTGAAAAGCGAGTCTGGCTTGCCATCGACAATGTAGCGACACCAGTCGAAAATCTCGGCCAGCGAACGTTGAATCACCAGCGATCGCGGATTACTGCCACACGAAGCAGGCGTGAGGCGATGGTGGCAGAAAATCAGCTTGGGGCGGCCTAGCTGCGTCGCGATCAGTTCCTTCAAGCGAATCGTCGCCGGGGCGAAACGGCGAGGAAACTCGATCATGAAGGGAACTTTCGTCGCTTCAACCAAGCGCACGACTTCCTGCTGCGACTGGGCGTCCATCTCTAACGCGGTGTTCAAATACACCGCTTTTCCTGCCGCACACGCCGATTGCAGAGGCAAGAGGCCCGTCCACTGCTGATCGAGCAAAAAGACGGCATCGATTTGCTCGCCGTCGATCGCATGACGAAAGCCGCGCGGTGCCATGGCGTTGAATTGCGATGCAGCATTCCTTGCCCTTAAGGCAACTTCATCGCAGATAAACTCGACCTTGTAACGATCTTGCAGCGAGTGAAGGGCAGGGCGATGACGCGATTCCCAATCGCAGCCCAAACCGACCACTCCGATACGTAGCACCATATAAAACAACATCCTTGAGATATTCGCCCGACGACCGCTTGGCCAACTGGTCGTAACTATCGGCTATTGAAGCATTTCTGCTAGCACAACTCTAGTCAGAATTGCAAAATCTTTCTTGCGCCACAACACGCGGTCTTCACTAGACTTGATGTGCTTGTCCGTAAAGTCGCTAGGAACTTTGTAAATTGAACACTTGTCATCCCTTCTCGAATCGTTAAACTTGGCCCCAAACGTAAACCCAGTCACGACCCCCAATGGCGGAAATCCTGAGCAATCTTGGAAATTCTAACCTAACCCGGCTGAAGTTTACCCACCAACCCTATACCCCACCCAAATTGCTGGATTACGTGATCTGAGCCCCAATTGCCCAAATGACCTTCGGAGCTGATCACATCTATTTTCGGGCAGAGATTTAGTAAGGAACCTACTGTATGCTCGGCGTTACCCTGGCCATCCTTTTGCAGGCGGCCGTCACCGGCGACACCACCACCGATTACAAC
The sequence above is drawn from the Bremerella cremea genome and encodes:
- a CDS encoding Gfo/Idh/MocA family protein, translated to MVLRIGVVGLGCDWESRHRPALHSLQDRYKVEFICDEVALRARNAASQFNAMAPRGFRHAIDGEQIDAVFLLDQQWTGLLPLQSACAAGKAVYLNTALEMDAQSQQEVVRLVEATKVPFMIEFPRRFAPATIRLKELIATQLGRPKLIFCHHRLTPASCGSNPRSLVIQRSLAEIFDWCRYIVDGKPDSLFSVSYPRAENPSDIEYQMLSVDFQTKDDSAERVVAQISAGTYLRSDWPEAVSFRPPAAMQVCCENGIAFIDLPNTLIWFNGAGRHMESLEGERPVGERLFAAFHRLLENGNSHFDCLSEFRESTRVIQAARQSIAENRRIDF
- a CDS encoding serine/threonine-protein kinase, whose product is MLTTTQQNLQLTLSLEGETASRKCPAELMERYESLIHARRSSWTEHYALRRLLGSGGQGLVFLTERRGANGFTLPLAVKIFSPERFDSLAHYNEAMARAARVASRVAQIQQHNLLEIHNFLDSSTIRVMVMEWVDGYDLQQLSTPGMVERIRPRVTTERWNYINQVVVTKGPQQPRFKPGVAVAIARDCLAALAALHRDGIVHADVKPSNIMLKRTGTAKLIDIGSAFEIDNAPESRTCTPAYAAPEVLEGAEATPRSDLASLGYVLIEMLSGRSIFGHIKNFRELLETKRFLAQRLLDILPDEVTCNELLMNFCRRLIAPDPSRRFPSAEDADLRSGGAASFHRQLVKGDLAVEYDNEIRLWIEELQQTDEH
- a CDS encoding D-2-hydroxyacid dehydrogenase, with amino-acid sequence MKIALCYQTQPEFIDAIRQVAPDAEIDDAGQERIGEAILDADIFCGHAKVPMPWPEVVKKGKLKWIQSSAAGMDHCLVPEVIASDIIVSSASGLFANQVAEQTFSLLLGLIRSLPVFFRAQTVKDYTRRPTHDLHGKTVGIVGLGGNGRRIAEILSAFRTRIIATDLFPYDQPEHVEQLWPAHRLDDLLAESDIVILTLPLNASTYHIMDEGRFAAMKQDAWFINVARGQVVKEVALIEALQNKKLLGAGIDVAEIEPLPHDSPLWNMENVIITPHVGAQGATRNADATQLFCTNLRRYLQGEPPINLVDKQLGFPVRMPSAT